A genomic window from Yarrowia lipolytica chromosome 1D, complete sequence includes:
- a CDS encoding uncharacterized protein (Compare to YALI0D24431g, similar to uniprot|Q8X096 Neurospora crassa Probable ATP citrate lyase subunit 2), with translation MSAKSIHEADGKALLAHFLSKAPVWAEQQPINTFEMGTPKLASLTFEDGVAPEQIFAAAEKTYPWLLESGAKFVAKPDQLIKRRGKAGLLVLNKSWEECKPWIAERAAKPINVEGIDGVLRTFLVEPFVPHDQKHEYYINIHSVREGDWILFYHEGGVDVGDVDAKAAKILIPVDIENEYPSNATLTKELLAHVPEDQHQTLLDFINRLYAVYVDLQFTYLEINPLVVIPTAQGVEVHYLDLAGKLDQTAEFECGPKWAAARSPAALGQVVTIDAGSTKVSIDAGPAMVFPAPFGRELSKEEAYIAELDSKTGASLKLTVLNAKGRIWTLVAGGGASVVYADAIASAGFADELANYGEYSGAPNETQTYEYAKTVLDLMTRGDAHPEGKVLFIGGGIANFTQVGSTFKGIIRAFRDYQSSLHNHKVKIYVRRGGPNWQEGLRLIKSAGDELNLPMEIYGPDMHVSGIVPLALLGKRPKNVKPFGTGPSTEASTPLGV, from the coding sequence ATGTCAGCGAAATCCATTCACGAGGCCGACGGCAAGGCCCTGCTCGCACACTTTCTGTCCAAGGCGCCCGTGTGGgccgagcagcagcccatCAACACGTTTGAAATGGGCACACCCAAGCTGGCGTCTCTGACGTTCGAGGACGGCGTGGCCCCCGAGCAGATCTTCGCCGCCGCTGAAAAGACCTACCCCTGGCTGCTGGAGTCCGGCGCCAAGTTTGTGGCCAAGCCCGACCAGCTCATCAAGCGACGAGGCAAGGCCGGCCTGCTGGTACTCAACAAGTCGTGGGAGGAGTGCAAGCCCTGGATCGCCGAGCGGGCCGCCAAGCCCATCAACGTGGAGGGCATTGACGGAGTGCTGCGAACGTTCCTGGTCGAGCCCTTTGTGCCCCACGACCAGAAGCACGAGTACTACATCAACATCCACTCCGTGCGAGAGGGCGACTGGATCCTCTTCTACCACGAGGGAGGAGTCGACGTCGGCGACGTGGAcgccaaggccgccaagaTCCTCATCCCCGTTGACATTGAGAACGAGTACCCCTCCAACGCCACGctcaccaaggagctgctggcacACGTGCCCGAGGACCAGCACCAGACCCTGCTCGACTTCATCAACCGGCTCTACGCCGTCTACGTCGATCTGCAGTTTACGTATCTGGAGATCAACCCCCTGGTCGTGATCCCCACCGCCCAGGGCGTCGAGGTCCACTACCTGGATCTTGCCGGCAAGCTCGACCAGACCGCAGAGTTTGAGTGCGGCCCCAAGTGGGCTGCTGCGCGGTCCCCCGCCGCTCTGGGCCAGGTCGTCACCATTGACGCCGGCTCCACCAAGGTGTCCATCGACGCCGGCCCCGCCATGGTCTTCCCCGCTCCTTTCGGTCGAGagctgtccaaggaggaggcgtACATTGCGGAGCTCGATTCCAAGACCGGAGCTTCTCTGAAGCTGACTGTTCTCAATGCCAAGGGCCGAATCTGGACCCTTgtggctggtggaggagcctcCGTCGTCTACGCCGACGCCATTGCGTCTGCCGGCTTTGCTGACGAGCTCGCCAACTACGGCGAGTACTCTGGCGCTCCCAACGAGACCCAGACCTACGAGTACGCCAAAACCGTACTGGATCTCATGACCCGGGGCGACGCTCACCCCGAGGGCAAGGTACTGTTCATTGGCGGAGGAATCGCCAACTTCACCCAGGTTGGATCCACCTTCAAGGGCATCATCCGGGCCTTCCGGGACTACCAGTCTTCTCTGCACAACCACAAGGTGAAGATTTACGTGCGACGAGGCGGTCCCAACTGGCAGGAGGGTCTGCGGTTGATCAAGTCGGCTGGCGACGAGCTGAATCTGCCCATGGAGATTTACGGCCCCGACATGCACGTGTCGGGTATTGTTCCTTTGGCTCTGCTTGGAAAGCGGCCCAAGAATGTCAAGCCTTTTGGCACCGGACCTTCTACTGAGGCTTCCACTCCTCTCGGAGTTTAA
- a CDS encoding uncharacterized protein (Compare to YALI0D24409g, similar to Saccharomyces cerevisiae ADE16 (YLR028C) and ADE17 (YMR120C); ancestral locus Anc_2.418, highly similar to uniprot|P38009 Saccharomyces cerevisiae YMR120C Bifunctional purine biosynthesis protein ADE17 [Includes: Phosphoribosylaminoimidazolecarboxamide formyltransferase (EC 2.1.2.3) (AICAR transformylase)) has product MSLCPISKLFLCNPTHTMSERQKIAILSVYDKTGLLDLAKGLVKNNVRLLASGGTAKLVREAGFPVEDVSAITHAPEMLSGRVKTLHPAVHGGILARNIESDEKDLSAQGIDKVDFVVCNLYPFQDTVAKINVTIEEAVEEIDIGGVTLLRAAAKNHSRVTILSDPRDYHAFLNELDHGAISAETRNRLALKAFEHTADYDSAISDFFRKQYSEDLSQMPLRYGANPHQKPAQAFVQQGELPFKVLCGSPGYINLLDALNSWPLVKELSASLNLPAAASFKHVSPAGAAVGLPLSDIEKKIYFVEDIENLSPLANAYARARGADRMSSFGDFIALSNIVDLPTAQIISKEVSDGVIAPGYEPEALELLKKKKGGKYCVLQIDPNFTPGPVETRQVYGISLQQKRNDAVISSNSFKELVSKNKELPEQAIIDLTVATIALKYTQSNSVCYAKDGMVIGLGAGQQSRIHCTRLAGDKADNWWFRQHPKVLAFKWKKGTKRPDKSNAIDLYVSGQIPQSGVEKEEYEAKFETVPEPLTAEERKEWLGKLTKVALSSDAFFPFPDNVYRAARSGVSYISAPSGSVQDEAVFAAADSFGIAYVENNIRLFHH; this is encoded by the coding sequence ATGTCACTTTGTCCCATATCCAAACTCTTCCTCTGCAACCCAACTCATACGATGTCTGAACGTCAGAAAATCGCCATCCTTTCCGTCTACGACAAGACCGGTCTGCTGGACCTGGCCAAGGGCCTGGTGAAGAACAATGTGCGGCTTCTCGCCTCCGGCGGTACTGCGAAGCTGGTGCGGGAGGCAGGATTCCCCGTGGAGGACGTTTCGGCCATCACCCACGCCCCCGAGATGCTGTCGGGCCGAGTCAAGACGCTGCATCCCGCGGTGCACGGTGGAATTCTGGCTCGAAACATCGAGTCGGACGAAAAAGACCTGTCTGCGCAGGGCATTGACAAGGTGGACTTTGTGGTGTGCAACCTGTACCCTTTCCAGGACACGGTGGCCAAGATCAACGTGACGATCGAGGAGgccgtggaggagattgacatTGGCGGCGTGACTCTGCTGCGAGCCGCAGCTAAGAACCACTCGCGAGTCACCATTCTGTCCGACCCCCGAGACTACCACGCCTTTCTCAACGAGCTCGACCACGGCGCCATTTCGGCCGAGACCCGAAACCGGCTCGCCCTCAAGGCGTTCGAGCACACCGCCGACTACGACTCCGCCATCTCTGACTTTTTCCGAAAGCAGTATTCGGAAGACCTGTCCCAGATGCCTCTCCGATACGGAGCCAACCCCCACCAGAAGCCCGCCCAGGCGttcgtccagcagggtGAGCTGCCCTTCAAGGTCCTGTGTGGCTCGCCCGGCTACATCAACCTGCTGGATGCGCTCAACTCGTGGCCCctggtcaaggagctgtcGGCCTCGCTCAACCTGCCCGCCGCCGCCTCCTTCAAGCACGTTTCTCCCGCCGGAGCCGCCGTGGGTCTGCCCCTCAGCgacattgagaagaagatttACTTTGTCGAGGACATTGAAAACCTGTCTCCTCTTGCCAACGCCTACGCCCGAGCTCGAGGCGCCGACCGAATGTCGTCCTTTGGCGACTTTATCGCTCTGTCCAACATTGTCGATCTCCCCACCGCCcagatcatctccaaggagGTGTCTGACGGAGTGATTGCCCCCGGCTACGAGCCCGAGGccctggagctgctcaagaagaagaagggcggCAAGTACTGCGTGCTGCAGATCGACCCCAACTTCACCCCCGGCCCCGTGGAGACCCGACAGGTGTACGGCATTTCGCTGCAGCAGAAGCGAAATGACGCggtcatctcctccaactccttcaaggagctcgtctccaagaacaaggagctgcCCGAGCAGGCCATCATCGACCTCACCGTCGCCACCATCGCCCTCAAGTACACCCAGTCCAACTCGGTGTGCTACGCCAAGGACGGTATGGTGATTGGTCTGGGAGCCGGCCAGCAGTCCCGAATCCACTGCACCCGTCTCGCCGGCGATAAGGCCGACAACTGGTGGTTCCGACAGCACCCCAAGGTGCTGGCCTTCAAGTGGAAGAAGGGCACCAAGCGACCCGACAAGTCCAACGCCATCGATCTCTACGTCTCGGGCCAGATTCCCCAGTCCGGtgtcgagaaggaggagtacgaggCCAAGTTTGAGACCGTTCCCGAGCCTTTGACGGCCGAGGAGCGAAAGGAGTGGCTCGGCAAGCTCACCAAGGTGGCTCTGTCCTCCGATGCCTTCTTCCCCTTCCCCGATAACGTCTACCGGGCTGCCCGAAGCGGAGTCAGCTACATTTCCGCCCCCAGCGGCTCTGTTCAGGACGAGGCTGTGTTTGCCGCCGCCGACAGCTTTGGCATCGCCTACGTGGAGAACAACATCCGACTGTTCCACCACTAA